One genomic segment of Streptomyces sp. RerS4 includes these proteins:
- a CDS encoding peptidase C39 family protein has product MTAPTPRRALLTVALAAAAATAVPTGGRVAAAAGRRTPDTAPEAPEAGDASEAPEASVATGPTVDNRFWYAHAHWLAGVHQGTTTVGGARPGLEIATPAGRKAYTDPHTDRTATWEYATWTSPVHPSTVPATEIIASWNAHTPAGTWIQTEVRATYTDGARTPWYVMARWASGDTDIRRTSVDGQSDGRSTVWTDTLAVDAPAAASGLRFTGWQLRLTLHRKPGAGAGPTVRLAGAMASDVPDRRTVAASAPSGRAHELKVPRYSQEVHAGRYPQYDNGGEAWCSPTSSQMVVEYWGAKPDPAALTWVDRRYSDPQVCHAARSTYDAAYKGCGNWPFNAAYAATYPGLAGVVTRLTSLADLETLIRVGIPVITSQSFLKEELTGAGYGTAGHLMTVIGFTAAGDVIANDPNSPDNTRVRRVYARRQWENVWLRTKRLNAAGKPASGSGGICYLYVPVRPDAARTAALRAVGVL; this is encoded by the coding sequence ATGACCGCACCCACACCCCGCCGCGCCCTCCTGACCGTGGCCCTCGCGGCCGCCGCCGCCACCGCCGTACCCACCGGCGGCCGGGTCGCCGCCGCGGCGGGCCGCCGTACGCCGGACACCGCCCCCGAAGCGCCCGAAGCCGGAGACGCCTCGGAAGCGCCCGAAGCCTCCGTCGCCACCGGGCCGACCGTCGACAACCGGTTCTGGTACGCGCACGCCCACTGGCTCGCCGGCGTCCACCAGGGGACCACCACCGTCGGCGGCGCCCGCCCCGGACTGGAGATCGCCACCCCGGCCGGCCGCAAGGCCTACACCGATCCCCACACCGACCGCACGGCCACCTGGGAGTACGCCACCTGGACCTCCCCGGTGCACCCCTCCACCGTCCCGGCCACCGAGATCATCGCCTCCTGGAACGCCCACACCCCCGCCGGCACCTGGATCCAGACCGAAGTGCGCGCCACCTACACCGACGGCGCCCGCACCCCCTGGTACGTCATGGCCCGCTGGGCCTCCGGCGACACCGACATCCGCCGCACCTCCGTCGACGGGCAGAGCGACGGCCGCAGCACCGTCTGGACCGACACCCTCGCCGTCGACGCTCCCGCCGCCGCCTCCGGCCTGCGCTTCACGGGCTGGCAGCTGCGCCTGACCCTGCACCGCAAGCCCGGCGCCGGGGCCGGGCCGACGGTCCGGCTCGCCGGAGCGATGGCCTCCGACGTCCCGGACCGGCGTACCGTCGCCGCCTCCGCCCCTTCCGGCCGCGCCCACGAGCTGAAGGTCCCGCGCTACTCCCAGGAGGTCCACGCCGGCCGCTACCCCCAGTACGACAACGGCGGCGAGGCCTGGTGCAGCCCCACCTCCTCGCAGATGGTCGTCGAGTACTGGGGCGCCAAGCCCGACCCCGCCGCCCTCACCTGGGTCGACCGCCGCTACAGCGACCCCCAGGTCTGCCACGCCGCCCGCTCCACCTACGACGCCGCCTACAAGGGCTGCGGCAACTGGCCCTTCAACGCCGCCTACGCCGCCACCTACCCCGGCCTCGCCGGGGTCGTCACCCGCCTGACCTCCCTCGCCGACCTGGAGACCCTGATCCGCGTCGGCATCCCGGTCATCACCTCGCAGTCCTTCCTCAAGGAGGAGCTCACCGGCGCCGGCTACGGCACAGCGGGCCACCTGATGACCGTCATCGGCTTCACCGCCGCCGGGGACGTCATCGCCAACGACCCCAACTCCCCCGACAACACGCGCGTCCGCCGTGTCTACGCACGCCGGCAGTGGGAGAACGTCTGGCTGCGCACCAAACGCCTGAACGCCGCCGGCAAGCCCGCCTCCGGCAGCGGCGGCATCTGCTACCTCTACGTCCCGGTCCGACCCGACGCGGCCCGTACGGCGGCCCTGCGGGCGGTCGGGGTGCTGTGA
- a CDS encoding acyl-CoA dehydrogenase family protein, producing MIDRAPQPVERQLPTEESRDLLALVREIAQREIRPRAAEEEESGRFPREVFTLLSESGLLGLPYGGEFGGGDQPYEVYLQVLEELAAARLTVGLGVSVHSLACHGLAGYGTKEQRAAHLPDMLGGGLLGAYCLSEPAAGSDAASLTTKAVRDGDDWLITGTKAWITHGGVADFYTVLARTGAPGAKGITAFLVPGDAPGLTAAVPEKKMGMKGSPTAQLHFDGVRVPDARRIGEEGQGFTIALAALDAGRLGIAACAIGVAQAALDEAVAYALGRKQFGHPIADFQGLRFMLADMATKIEAGRALYLAAARLRDAGKPFSRQAAMAKLFCTDAAMAVTTDAVQILGGYGYTADFPVERLMREAKVLQIVEGTNQIQRMVIARHLAGPETR from the coding sequence ATGATCGACCGCGCCCCGCAGCCGGTGGAACGTCAGCTGCCCACCGAGGAGTCCCGGGACCTCCTCGCGCTCGTACGCGAGATCGCCCAGCGGGAGATCCGTCCCCGGGCCGCCGAGGAGGAGGAGTCCGGCCGCTTCCCGCGCGAGGTCTTCACCCTGCTCTCCGAGTCCGGCCTGCTCGGCCTGCCCTACGGGGGCGAGTTCGGCGGCGGTGACCAGCCCTACGAGGTCTACCTCCAGGTGCTGGAGGAGCTCGCGGCCGCCCGCCTGACCGTCGGCCTCGGCGTCAGCGTCCACTCCCTGGCCTGCCACGGCCTCGCCGGATACGGCACCAAGGAACAGCGCGCCGCCCACCTGCCCGACATGCTCGGCGGCGGGCTGCTCGGCGCGTACTGCCTGTCCGAACCGGCCGCCGGCTCGGACGCCGCCTCGCTCACCACCAAGGCGGTGCGCGACGGCGACGACTGGCTGATCACGGGGACGAAGGCCTGGATCACCCACGGCGGCGTCGCCGACTTCTACACCGTCCTCGCCCGCACCGGCGCCCCCGGCGCCAAGGGCATCACGGCCTTCCTCGTCCCCGGCGACGCGCCGGGCCTGACGGCGGCCGTCCCCGAGAAGAAGATGGGCATGAAGGGCTCGCCCACCGCCCAGCTGCACTTCGACGGCGTACGCGTCCCCGACGCGCGGCGGATCGGCGAGGAGGGGCAGGGCTTCACCATCGCGCTGGCCGCGCTCGACGCGGGCCGCCTCGGCATCGCCGCCTGCGCCATCGGCGTCGCGCAGGCCGCGCTGGACGAGGCCGTCGCGTACGCGCTCGGCCGCAAGCAGTTCGGGCACCCGATCGCGGACTTCCAGGGGCTGCGGTTCATGCTGGCCGACATGGCCACGAAGATCGAGGCGGGCCGTGCGCTGTACCTGGCGGCGGCGCGACTGCGCGACGCGGGCAAGCCGTTCTCGCGGCAGGCCGCGATGGCGAAGCTGTTCTGCACGGACGCGGCGATGGCCGTCACCACGGACGCGGTGCAGATCCTCGGCGGCTACGGCTACACGGCGGACTTCCCGGTGGAGCGGCTGATGCGCGAGGCGAAGGTCCTCCAGATCGTGGAGGGCACGAACCAGATCCAGCGCATGGTGATCGCCCGCCACTTGGCGGGCCCGGAGACACGCTGA
- a CDS encoding SPW repeat protein, protein MTTHSSIEHHPDLVEMRTRFERVTSTPAAQAVEALALVTGLYLAVSPWIAGFSTLGPLAINNLVAGLAFCLCMGGLGSAYERTHAMAWTAVAIGAWTIVAPWVIAGEMDTTRSVVSNIITGAIALCLGLAMAAMAGRERSATAGRERRT, encoded by the coding sequence ATGACCACCCATTCGAGCATCGAACACCACCCGGACCTCGTCGAGATGCGCACCCGGTTCGAGCGGGTGACCAGCACGCCCGCCGCGCAGGCGGTGGAGGCGTTGGCCCTGGTCACCGGCCTGTACCTGGCCGTCTCGCCGTGGATCGCAGGCTTCAGCACGCTGGGCCCACTGGCCATCAACAACCTCGTCGCCGGCCTGGCCTTCTGCCTGTGCATGGGCGGCCTGGGCTCGGCGTACGAGCGCACCCACGCGATGGCCTGGACGGCGGTCGCGATCGGCGCCTGGACCATCGTGGCCCCCTGGGTCATCGCCGGTGAGATGGACACGACGCGCAGTGTCGTCAGCAACATCATCACCGGCGCGATCGCCCTGTGCCTCGGCCTCGCCATGGCGGCCATGGCCGGACGTGAGCGTTCGGCCACGGCGGGACGCGAGCGGCGCACCTGA
- a CDS encoding DUF4360 domain-containing protein, which produces MFRTVFVAGAGAVLAAATLIPSAGAAPAAPAPAPPEKITIDVVQANGSGCRPGTASVAVSPDNTAFTVTYSEYLAQVGKGAAGTDFRKNCQLGLRVNVPQGYTYAVAQADYRGFASLEAGANAEHKASYYFQGMNQTVARTHGLRGPLQDNWQVSDTVPVEALVFHPCGAQRNLNINTELRVNAGTSDTVNTTSFLTVDSTDGSISTLYHFSWKTCPQR; this is translated from the coding sequence ATGTTCAGAACGGTCTTCGTCGCCGGAGCCGGCGCGGTACTCGCCGCGGCCACCCTCATCCCGTCCGCCGGCGCCGCACCGGCCGCCCCGGCACCCGCGCCCCCGGAGAAGATCACCATTGACGTGGTCCAGGCCAACGGCTCCGGATGCCGCCCCGGCACCGCCTCGGTCGCCGTCTCCCCGGACAACACCGCCTTCACCGTGACCTACAGCGAGTACCTGGCGCAGGTCGGCAAGGGCGCCGCCGGGACCGACTTCCGCAAGAACTGTCAGCTCGGCCTGCGGGTCAACGTCCCCCAGGGCTACACCTACGCCGTCGCCCAGGCCGACTACCGGGGCTTCGCCAGCCTGGAGGCGGGCGCGAACGCGGAGCACAAGGCCTCGTACTACTTCCAGGGCATGAACCAGACGGTCGCCCGCACCCACGGCCTGAGGGGCCCGCTCCAGGACAACTGGCAGGTCTCCGACACCGTGCCCGTCGAGGCCCTCGTGTTCCACCCGTGCGGCGCGCAGCGCAACCTCAACATCAACACCGAGCTGCGCGTGAACGCCGGCACGTCGGACACCGTCAACACCACCAGCTTCCTGACGGTGGACTCCACCGACGGCAGCATCAGCACGCTGTACCACTTCTCCTGGAAGACCTGCCCGCAGCGCTGA
- a CDS encoding hemolysin family protein has protein sequence MNALQLLFALLLVLANGFFVGAEFALVSVRRSQIEPLAKESKRARQVLYGLENLPRMMAAAQFGITVCSLTLGAVAEPTVARLLEPVFHAVHVPQGLIHPLGYAFALAAVIFLHLVIGEMVPKNLAMAAPERTALWFSPGLVAFARLCGPVTTALGACAALVLRLFKVEPKDEVEAVYTSAQLGRLVDDSRQAGLLEPVEQERLEDALELGSRPVTDVLLSPGRLVTVGPAVSPRQIEQLTVRTGYSRFPVRSDGGAFMGYLHVKDVLDLEDRERAVPQRVWRRMTTLCSTLPLDDALSVMRRDATHLAQVADPAGRVLGLVALEDVLEMLVGEVRDPAHRVPAGRPAIRPAGALAR, from the coding sequence ATGAACGCCCTCCAACTGCTCTTCGCCCTGCTCCTGGTCCTGGCCAACGGTTTCTTCGTCGGCGCCGAGTTCGCGCTCGTCTCCGTACGACGCAGCCAGATCGAGCCGCTGGCCAAGGAGTCCAAGCGGGCCCGACAGGTGCTGTACGGCCTGGAGAACCTGCCCCGCATGATGGCCGCCGCCCAGTTCGGCATCACCGTCTGCTCGCTCACCCTGGGCGCGGTCGCCGAGCCCACCGTGGCCCGGCTGCTGGAGCCCGTCTTCCACGCCGTCCACGTCCCGCAGGGCCTGATCCACCCCCTCGGCTACGCGTTCGCGCTCGCCGCCGTGATCTTCCTGCACCTGGTCATCGGCGAGATGGTCCCCAAGAACCTCGCCATGGCCGCCCCCGAGCGGACCGCCCTGTGGTTCAGCCCCGGCCTGGTCGCCTTCGCCCGCCTGTGCGGGCCGGTCACGACCGCGCTCGGAGCCTGCGCCGCACTGGTGCTGCGCCTGTTCAAGGTGGAGCCCAAGGACGAGGTCGAGGCCGTCTACACCAGCGCCCAGCTCGGTCGGCTCGTGGACGACTCCCGGCAGGCCGGGCTCCTCGAACCGGTGGAGCAGGAACGCCTGGAGGACGCCCTCGAACTGGGCAGCCGCCCCGTCACCGACGTCCTGCTGTCCCCGGGCCGGCTGGTCACCGTCGGCCCGGCCGTCAGCCCGCGCCAGATCGAACAGCTGACGGTGCGCACCGGCTACTCCCGTTTTCCGGTCCGTTCCGACGGCGGCGCCTTCATGGGCTACCTCCACGTCAAGGACGTCCTCGACCTGGAGGACCGCGAACGGGCCGTGCCGCAGCGCGTCTGGCGCCGGATGACCACCCTGTGCTCGACGCTCCCGCTGGACGACGCCCTCAGCGTCATGCGCCGCGACGCCACGCACCTGGCCCAGGTCGCCGACCCGGCCGGGCGGGTGCTGGGGCTCGTCGCCTTGGAGGACGTCCTGGAGATGCTGGTCGGCGAGGTACGCGACCCCGCCCACCGGGTGCCGGCCGGACGCCCCGCGATACGCCCGGCAGGCGCCCTGGCCCGCTGA
- a CDS encoding SCO1431 family membrane protein produces the protein MTAHTAALTTRARARRLVGTGGPEEGSSWVEHVLGWTLVVVVAMLVTQLGWI, from the coding sequence ATGACCGCACACACCGCCGCCCTCACCACCCGCGCCCGCGCCCGCCGCCTCGTCGGCACCGGGGGCCCCGAGGAGGGCTCGTCCTGGGTGGAGCACGTCCTCGGCTGGACCCTGGTGGTGGTCGTGGCGATGCTCGTCACGCAGCTCGGCTGGATCTGA
- a CDS encoding amidohydrolase translates to MTDRTAPEPPTRTVLLRGGEVHSPADPFATAMVVERGHVAWVGSEGAADAFAQGVDEVVDLDGALVTPAFTDAHVHATSTGLALTGLDLTDARSLPEALERVRAYAEARPGDRVLLGHGWDAARWPERRAPRRAELDRATGGRPLYLSRIDVHSAVVTTALLDLVPQVRPTGDEPLTRDDHHAVRRAALAAITPAQRAEAQAAALDRAASLGIGSIHECGGPDISSAEDFAALLELAAGRPGPRVFGYWADRDLALAKELGAVGAAGDLFVDGALGSHTACLHGPYTDADHTGTAYLDAADVAAHVAACTDAGLQAGFHAIGDAAISAVVEGVRAAADRVGLDRIRAARHRVEHAEMMTPDTIAAFAELGLTASVQPAFDAAWGGPDGMYADRLGAERARTLNPYAALLKAGVPLAFGSDAPVTPLDPWGTVRAAAFHRTPEHRISVRAAFTAHTRGGWRALGRDDAGVLVPGAPADYAVWQTAELVVQAPDDRVARWSTDPRSGTPGLPDLTPGGELPVCLATVVGGREVFVRPQG, encoded by the coding sequence ATGACTGACCGCACCGCCCCCGAACCACCCACCCGTACCGTCCTCCTGCGCGGCGGCGAGGTCCACAGCCCCGCCGACCCCTTCGCCACCGCGATGGTCGTCGAACGCGGGCACGTCGCCTGGGTCGGCTCCGAAGGCGCCGCCGACGCCTTCGCGCAGGGCGTGGACGAGGTCGTCGACCTCGACGGGGCGCTCGTCACGCCCGCCTTCACCGACGCCCACGTCCACGCCACCTCCACCGGCCTCGCCCTGACCGGCCTGGACCTCACCGACGCCCGCTCCCTGCCCGAGGCCCTGGAGCGGGTACGGGCCTACGCCGAGGCCCGCCCCGGCGACCGGGTGCTCCTCGGGCACGGCTGGGACGCCGCCCGTTGGCCCGAGCGGCGGGCCCCCCGCCGCGCGGAACTGGACCGGGCCACCGGCGGCCGGCCGCTCTACCTGAGCCGGATCGACGTGCACTCGGCCGTCGTCACCACCGCACTGCTGGACCTCGTACCGCAGGTGCGCCCCACCGGCGACGAGCCGCTGACCCGCGACGACCACCACGCCGTACGCCGTGCCGCGCTCGCCGCCATCACCCCCGCCCAGCGCGCCGAGGCCCAGGCGGCCGCCCTGGACCGGGCCGCGTCCCTCGGGATCGGCTCCATCCACGAGTGCGGGGGACCGGACATCTCCTCCGCCGAGGACTTCGCGGCCCTGCTGGAGCTCGCCGCCGGCCGCCCCGGCCCGCGCGTCTTCGGCTACTGGGCCGACCGTGACCTGGCCCTGGCCAAGGAACTCGGCGCGGTCGGCGCCGCCGGGGACCTGTTCGTGGACGGCGCCCTCGGCTCCCACACCGCGTGCCTGCACGGCCCGTACACCGACGCCGACCACACCGGCACCGCCTACCTGGACGCCGCCGACGTCGCCGCGCACGTCGCCGCCTGCACGGACGCGGGCCTCCAGGCCGGCTTCCACGCCATCGGCGACGCCGCGATCAGCGCCGTCGTGGAGGGCGTCCGCGCCGCCGCCGACCGGGTGGGCCTCGACCGGATCCGGGCCGCGCGCCACCGGGTCGAGCACGCGGAGATGATGACCCCGGACACCATCGCCGCCTTCGCCGAGCTGGGCCTGACGGCCTCCGTCCAGCCCGCCTTCGACGCCGCCTGGGGCGGCCCGGACGGCATGTACGCCGACCGGCTCGGCGCCGAGCGCGCCCGCACCCTCAACCCCTACGCCGCCCTGCTCAAGGCCGGTGTCCCGCTGGCCTTCGGCTCCGACGCGCCCGTCACCCCCCTCGACCCGTGGGGGACCGTACGGGCGGCCGCCTTCCACCGCACGCCCGAGCACCGGATCTCCGTACGGGCCGCCTTCACCGCCCACACGCGCGGCGGCTGGCGGGCGCTGGGCCGCGACGACGCGGGCGTCCTCGTCCCGGGCGCGCCCGCCGACTACGCGGTCTGGCAGACGGCCGAACTGGTCGTGCAGGCCCCCGACGACCGGGTCGCCCGCTGGTCCACCGACCCCCGCTCCGGCACCCCCGGCCTGCCCGACCTGACCCCGGGCGGGGAGCTTCCGGTGTGCCTGGCGACCGTCGTCGGCGGCCGGGAGGTATTCGTACGGCCACAGGGGTGA
- a CDS encoding AAA family ATPase translates to MDFGMPGSAHAPAELAWLRGVDACTMGAYPQAEEEFRAAVRLDPAMADAWLGLHALRVDTTNALLRMYAHRDRFGEQRVRHRRTLNSWYWLGWWVQPVLESRRDLLLAHASHWLDGRHVPELDQALAALPPVDTDPQVRFLHACRAYLVKDWEQLVRHTEPLVDDPVLGIEAGLFGGMARVRLEMFGQAEPMLAAALMRCRSEQPQRKELRYWLARAREGTGRSAAALPLYRAVHRVDPAFMDTAARLTAIEDSDDGDGMADLAGHAGYGGHVVEGLAGHGLSPSGGDFTAVAALGGGGVPFPDLSPDGQTDADPPTPGEPPDPRFGPASATGTGRLEGVRHKVSVPPQGAPSGLPPGPSDPRALAEALAELERMVGLEPVKRQVKALSAQLHMARLRAAQGLPVQPPKRHFVFSGPSGTGKTTVARILGRVFYALGLLGGDHLVEAQRADLVGEFLGQTAVKANELIDSAIGGVLFVDEAYSLSNSGYSKGDAYGDEALQVLLKRAEDNRDHLVVILAGYPAGMDRLLAANPGLSSRFTTRVDFPSYRPAELTAIGGVLADANGDHWDDEALEELRSISGHVVEQGWIDELGNGRFLRTLYEKSCAYRDLRLAGFAGEPSREDLATLRLADLMQAYGEVLSGRGPQERPEPPPL, encoded by the coding sequence ATGGACTTCGGCATGCCGGGCAGCGCGCACGCCCCGGCCGAACTCGCCTGGCTGCGTGGGGTCGACGCCTGCACGATGGGCGCTTACCCCCAGGCGGAGGAGGAGTTCCGGGCGGCCGTCAGGCTGGACCCGGCCATGGCCGACGCCTGGCTGGGCCTGCACGCGCTGCGCGTGGACACCACCAACGCGTTATTGCGCATGTACGCGCATCGGGACCGCTTCGGGGAACAGCGGGTCCGCCACCGGCGGACGCTGAACTCCTGGTACTGGCTGGGCTGGTGGGTGCAGCCGGTGTTGGAGAGCCGCCGGGACCTGCTGTTGGCCCACGCCTCGCACTGGCTCGACGGCCGGCACGTCCCGGAGTTGGACCAGGCCCTCGCCGCGCTGCCTCCGGTGGACACGGACCCGCAGGTGCGTTTCCTGCACGCCTGCCGGGCGTACCTGGTCAAGGACTGGGAGCAGCTCGTACGGCACACCGAACCGCTGGTCGACGATCCGGTGCTCGGCATCGAGGCGGGGCTGTTCGGCGGGATGGCGCGGGTCCGCCTGGAGATGTTCGGGCAGGCGGAGCCGATGCTGGCGGCGGCGCTGATGCGCTGTCGCAGCGAGCAGCCGCAGCGCAAGGAGCTGCGGTACTGGCTGGCGCGGGCGCGCGAGGGCACCGGGCGCAGCGCGGCGGCGCTGCCGCTGTACCGGGCGGTGCACCGGGTGGACCCGGCGTTCATGGACACGGCGGCGCGGCTGACGGCCATCGAGGACAGTGACGACGGCGACGGCATGGCCGATCTGGCGGGGCACGCCGGGTACGGCGGGCACGTGGTCGAGGGCCTGGCGGGGCACGGGCTGTCCCCGTCGGGCGGGGACTTCACGGCGGTGGCGGCCCTGGGCGGGGGCGGCGTCCCCTTCCCGGACCTGTCGCCCGACGGGCAGACGGACGCCGATCCGCCGACGCCCGGGGAGCCGCCGGACCCCCGGTTCGGGCCGGCGTCGGCGACGGGTACGGGCCGGCTGGAGGGCGTACGGCACAAGGTGTCGGTGCCCCCGCAGGGCGCGCCGTCCGGGTTACCGCCGGGCCCCTCCGATCCTCGGGCGCTGGCCGAGGCGCTGGCCGAGCTGGAGCGGATGGTGGGGCTGGAGCCGGTGAAGCGGCAGGTCAAGGCGCTGTCGGCGCAGCTGCACATGGCGCGGCTGCGGGCTGCGCAGGGGCTTCCGGTACAGCCGCCGAAGCGCCACTTCGTTTTCTCGGGGCCCTCGGGCACCGGCAAGACCACCGTGGCTCGGATCCTCGGGCGGGTGTTCTACGCGCTGGGGCTGCTGGGCGGCGACCATCTGGTGGAGGCGCAACGGGCCGATCTGGTCGGTGAGTTCCTCGGGCAGACCGCCGTGAAGGCGAACGAGCTGATCGACTCGGCGATCGGCGGGGTGCTGTTCGTGGACGAGGCGTACAGCCTGTCCAACTCCGGCTACAGCAAGGGCGACGCGTACGGGGACGAGGCCCTCCAGGTGCTGCTGAAGCGCGCCGAGGACAACCGGGACCACCTGGTGGTGATCCTGGCGGGCTACCCGGCGGGCATGGACCGGCTGCTGGCGGCCAATCCGGGGTTGTCGTCGCGCTTCACGACCCGGGTGGACTTCCCCAGCTACCGACCGGCGGAACTGACCGCGATCGGCGGGGTGCTGGCGGACGCGAACGGGGACCACTGGGACGACGAGGCCCTGGAGGAGCTGCGCAGCATCAGCGGGCACGTCGTCGAGCAGGGCTGGATCGACGAGCTGGGCAACGGCCGGTTCCTGCGGACGCTCTACGAGAAGAGCTGCGCCTATCGGGACCTGCGGCTGGCCGGCTTCGCCGGTGAGCCCTCGCGGGAGGACCTGGCGACGCTGCGGCTGGCGGACCTGATGCAGGCGTACGGGGAGGTGCTGTCCGGGCGGGGCCCGCAGGAACGGCCGGAGCCGCCGCCCCTGTGA
- a CDS encoding Lrp/AsnC family transcriptional regulator, with the protein MEDLDRQIVDLLVRDGRMSYTDLGKATGLSTSAVHQRVRRLEQRGVIRGYAAVVDPEAVGLPLTAFISVKPFDPSAPDDIADRLAGVPEIEACHSVAGDENYILKVRVATPLELEDLLGRLRALAHVSTRTTVVLSTPYESRPPRI; encoded by the coding sequence ATGGAGGATCTGGACCGCCAGATCGTGGATCTGCTGGTACGGGACGGGCGGATGAGCTACACCGACCTGGGCAAGGCCACCGGACTGTCCACCTCGGCGGTTCACCAGCGAGTACGTCGCCTGGAGCAGCGCGGCGTGATCCGCGGGTACGCCGCCGTGGTCGACCCCGAGGCCGTCGGGCTGCCCCTGACCGCCTTCATCTCGGTCAAACCGTTCGATCCCAGCGCCCCGGACGACATCGCCGACCGGCTGGCCGGCGTACCCGAGATCGAGGCCTGCCACAGCGTCGCCGGCGACGAGAACTACATCCTCAAGGTCCGCGTCGCCACCCCCCTGGAGCTGGAGGACCTCCTCGGCCGCCTCCGCGCCCTGGCCCACGTCTCCACCCGTACGACCGTGGTCCTCTCCACCCCCTACGAGTCCCGCCCGCCCAGGATTTAG
- a CDS encoding phosphotransferase family protein, which translates to MATAPRPRTSTRDPEELGRRLAAWLDGELPGAKVVGTSVPASNGMSSETLLFDIEHPGAPVRACALRLAADPAAYTVFPRYDMARQHRVMRLVAEHTDLPVPRVLWLEEDPTPLGAPFFVMARAEGRVPPDVMPYTYEGNWLHAASDAERATLQEASISLLARLHDHFPVREAGFLLPDGHGSPLRRHVEAQRAYYAWVVEGLARSPLLERAFDRLEELWPADEGEPVLNWGDARIGNVIYQPDGFEPVAVLDWEMASCAPREVDLGWTVYLHRFFQDLTVGFGQPGLPDFLRREDLERRYAELTGHTPRDMEFHTLYAALRHGIVMLRIAYRQAYFGEVEIPADPDGLILHHAALDGMVQGTYW; encoded by the coding sequence ATGGCCACGGCACCACGTCCCCGCACCTCCACCCGCGACCCCGAGGAACTCGGGCGCCGGCTCGCCGCCTGGCTCGACGGTGAACTGCCCGGCGCGAAGGTCGTCGGCACCTCGGTGCCCGCCTCCAACGGCATGTCCAGCGAAACCCTGCTCTTCGACATCGAGCACCCGGGCGCCCCCGTCCGCGCCTGCGCCCTGCGCCTCGCCGCCGACCCGGCCGCGTACACCGTCTTCCCCCGCTACGACATGGCCCGCCAACACCGCGTGATGCGCCTGGTCGCCGAGCACACCGATCTGCCCGTGCCGCGCGTGCTCTGGCTGGAGGAGGACCCGACCCCGCTCGGGGCGCCCTTCTTCGTGATGGCCCGCGCCGAGGGCCGCGTACCGCCCGACGTCATGCCGTACACCTACGAGGGCAACTGGCTGCACGCCGCGAGCGACGCCGAACGCGCCACCCTCCAGGAAGCCAGCATCTCCCTGCTGGCGCGGCTGCACGATCATTTCCCCGTGCGCGAAGCGGGCTTCCTGCTCCCCGACGGGCACGGCAGCCCGCTGCGCCGCCACGTCGAAGCGCAGCGCGCCTACTACGCGTGGGTCGTCGAGGGGCTCGCCCGTTCACCCCTGCTGGAACGCGCCTTCGACCGGCTGGAGGAACTCTGGCCCGCCGACGAGGGCGAACCCGTCCTCAACTGGGGCGACGCCCGCATCGGCAACGTCATCTACCAACCGGACGGCTTCGAACCGGTCGCCGTCCTCGACTGGGAGATGGCCTCCTGCGCACCGCGCGAGGTCGACCTCGGCTGGACCGTCTACCTGCACCGCTTCTTCCAGGACCTCACCGTCGGCTTCGGCCAGCCGGGCCTGCCGGACTTCCTGCGCCGCGAGGACCTGGAACGCCGCTACGCCGAACTCACCGGGCACACCCCGCGCGACATGGAGTTCCACACCCTCTACGCCGCCCTGCGGCACGGCATCGTGATGCTGCGCATCGCCTACCGGCAGGCGTACTTCGGGGAGGTCGAGATCCCGGCCGATCCGGACGGCCTGATCCTGCACCACGCCGCCCTCGACGGCATGGTGCAGGGCACCTACTGGTAA